In Capillimicrobium parvum, a genomic segment contains:
- the pcaC gene encoding 4-carboxymuconolactone decarboxylase codes for MQVRREVLGDEHVDRAVARTTPFTEPFQDFITRTAWGDVWARPGLDRRTRSIITLTALTAIRAEGEIGMHVRAAIGNGLTPQEIAEVILHTAVYAGVPAANAAFKIAQDVLAEMGLDGP; via the coding sequence ATGCAGGTCCGGCGCGAGGTGCTCGGCGACGAGCACGTCGACCGGGCCGTCGCGCGCACGACGCCCTTCACCGAGCCGTTTCAGGACTTCATCACCCGCACCGCGTGGGGCGACGTCTGGGCGCGGCCCGGACTCGACCGGCGCACGCGTTCGATCATCACCCTCACCGCGTTGACGGCGATCCGCGCCGAAGGCGAGATCGGCATGCACGTGCGCGCGGCGATCGGCAACGGCCTCACGCCGCAGGAGATCGCCGAGGTCATCCTGCACACGGCCGTCTACGCCGGCGTGCCGGCCGCGAACGCGGCGTTCAAGATCGCCCAGGACGTCCTCGCGGAGATGGGACTCGACGGGCCGTGA
- the pcaG gene encoding protocatechuate 3,4-dioxygenase subunit alpha, producing the protein MSEPEVGPYPPPSLEPTPGVTPSQTVGPYFAFGLTDPWEEREDAVEPYHADAIEVFGHVVDGRGDPIPDALIETWQADPNGRFDHPDDPRGAQPFEGFRGFGRSGTDNEGRWRVRTLKPGRLPAADNGEQLQAPHLLVTVMARGMLRQITTRIYFGDEAEANATDPVLRSLPDDARETLIAEPVDGRGYRFDIHLQGEHETAFFEL; encoded by the coding sequence GTGAGCGAGCCCGAAGTCGGCCCGTACCCACCGCCGAGCCTCGAGCCGACCCCTGGCGTCACGCCGTCGCAGACGGTCGGCCCGTACTTCGCGTTCGGCCTCACGGACCCGTGGGAGGAGCGCGAGGACGCGGTCGAGCCCTACCACGCCGACGCGATCGAGGTCTTCGGCCACGTCGTCGACGGCCGCGGCGACCCGATCCCCGACGCGTTGATCGAGACGTGGCAGGCCGACCCGAACGGGCGCTTCGACCATCCGGACGACCCGCGTGGCGCCCAGCCCTTCGAGGGCTTCCGCGGGTTCGGGCGCTCGGGGACCGACAACGAGGGCCGCTGGCGCGTGCGTACGCTCAAACCGGGCCGCTTGCCTGCCGCCGACAACGGCGAGCAGCTCCAGGCACCCCATCTGCTCGTCACCGTCATGGCGCGCGGGATGCTGCGCCAGATCACGACGCGCATCTACTTCGGCGACGAGGCCGAGGCCAACGCGACCGACCCGGTGCTGCGGTCGCTGCCCGACGACGCGCGCGAGACGCTGATCGCCGAACCGGTCGACGGCCGCGGCTACCGCTTCGACATCCACCTGCAGGGCGAGCATGAGACCGCCTTCTTCGAGCTCTGA
- the pcaH gene encoding protocatechuate 3,4-dioxygenase subunit beta yields the protein MAELQLPTYPDIPAGEDPSNFPEYRSTKYRFPRRPLFHLPQGIGEVTGPLLGEDRVGPHDHDLTAHGHGEPIGERIIVHGRLLDSGGRPIPGQLIEIWQANSCGRYIHKVDQHPAPLDPNFTGVGRCLTDGEGRWRFVTIKPGAYPWGNHHNAWRPNHIHFSLMGRAVPQRLVTQMYFPGDPLFFQDPIFNAVADEQARNRMISSFDLDETVPDWALAYKWDIVLRGPDATHIETAEEHG from the coding sequence ATGGCTGAGCTGCAGCTGCCCACCTACCCGGACATCCCCGCCGGCGAGGATCCGTCGAACTTCCCGGAGTACCGGTCTACGAAGTACCGGTTCCCCAGGCGGCCGCTGTTCCACCTGCCGCAGGGGATCGGCGAGGTCACGGGCCCGCTGCTCGGCGAGGACCGCGTCGGCCCGCACGACCACGACCTGACCGCCCACGGCCACGGGGAGCCGATCGGCGAGCGGATCATCGTCCACGGCCGCCTGCTCGACAGCGGCGGACGGCCGATCCCCGGCCAGCTGATCGAGATCTGGCAGGCCAACTCGTGCGGGCGCTACATCCACAAGGTCGATCAGCACCCCGCGCCGCTGGACCCGAACTTCACCGGCGTCGGCCGCTGCCTGACCGACGGCGAGGGCCGCTGGCGCTTCGTCACGATCAAGCCGGGCGCCTACCCGTGGGGCAACCACCACAACGCGTGGCGCCCGAATCACATCCACTTCTCGCTCATGGGCCGCGCGGTCCCGCAGCGGCTCGTCACCCAGATGTACTTCCCGGGCGACCCGCTGTTCTTCCAGGACCCGATCTTCAACGCGGTCGCCGACGAGCAGGCCCGCAACCGGATGATCTCGAGCTTCGACCTCGACGAGACCGTGCCGGACTGGGCGCTCGCCTACAAGTGGGACATCGTCCTGCGCGGGCCCGACGCGACGCACATCGAGACCGCGGAGGAGCACGGGTGA
- a CDS encoding thiolase family protein, with the protein MPDAYVLDAIRTPIGRYGGALSGTRPDDLAGHVVRQIVDRSDVDPDTIGDVFFGDANAAGEDNRDVARMAVLLAGLPTTVPGVTLNRLCGSGLEAAIDASRAIETGDHSLCIAGGVESMSRAPWVVLKPAKGFPAGHEQLWSTTLGWRMVNPKMPEGWTIALGESAEILADRYEISREEQDAFALKSHQRAHAAWEDGFYDDHVIPYPDVDLTRDEGIRPDTSLEKLAKLRPAFRKDGTVTAGNASPLNDGAGALLIGDEAAAGRLGREPLARIAGRGVHGVDPDIFGIAPVEAANKALERAGIGWGDLKVVELNEAFASQSLACLADWKELDPEIVNPYGGAIAIGHPLGCSGVRILGTLAHALRRQGGGYGLAAICIGVGQGLAVVLEA; encoded by the coding sequence TTGCCAGACGCCTACGTCCTCGACGCCATCCGCACCCCGATCGGCCGCTACGGCGGCGCGCTGTCGGGCACCCGCCCCGACGACCTGGCCGGCCACGTCGTGCGCCAGATCGTCGACCGCAGCGACGTCGACCCGGACACGATCGGCGACGTCTTCTTCGGCGACGCGAACGCCGCCGGCGAGGACAACCGTGATGTCGCGCGCATGGCCGTGCTGCTCGCCGGCCTGCCGACGACGGTCCCCGGCGTCACGCTGAACCGCCTCTGCGGCTCCGGCCTCGAGGCGGCGATCGACGCGAGCCGCGCCATCGAGACCGGCGACCACTCGCTGTGCATCGCCGGCGGCGTCGAGTCGATGAGCCGCGCCCCCTGGGTCGTGCTCAAGCCCGCCAAGGGCTTCCCCGCCGGCCACGAGCAGCTGTGGTCGACGACGCTCGGGTGGCGCATGGTCAACCCGAAGATGCCGGAGGGGTGGACGATCGCGCTGGGCGAGTCGGCGGAGATCCTCGCCGACCGCTACGAGATCAGCCGCGAGGAGCAGGACGCGTTCGCGCTCAAGAGCCACCAGCGGGCGCACGCCGCATGGGAGGACGGCTTCTACGACGACCACGTCATCCCGTACCCCGACGTTGACCTCACGCGCGACGAGGGCATCCGCCCCGACACGTCGCTGGAGAAGCTCGCCAAGCTCCGGCCGGCGTTCCGCAAGGACGGCACCGTCACCGCCGGCAACGCGAGCCCGCTCAACGACGGCGCCGGCGCGCTGCTCATCGGCGACGAGGCCGCCGCCGGCCGGCTCGGCCGCGAGCCGCTGGCGCGCATCGCCGGGCGCGGCGTGCACGGCGTCGACCCCGACATCTTCGGCATCGCCCCGGTCGAGGCCGCCAACAAGGCGCTCGAGCGCGCCGGCATCGGCTGGGGCGACCTGAAGGTCGTCGAGCTGAACGAGGCGTTCGCCTCCCAGTCGCTGGCCTGCCTGGCCGACTGGAAGGAGCTCGACCCCGAGATCGTCAACCCGTACGGCGGCGCGATCGCCATCGGCCACCCGCTCGGGTGCTCGGGCGTGCGCATCCTGGGGACGCTGGCGCACGCGCTGCGGCGCCAGGGCGGGGGCTACGGCCTGGCCGCCATCTGCATCGGCGTCGGCCAGGGGCTGGCCGTCGTCCTGGAGGCGTAG
- a CDS encoding CoA-transferase subunit beta, with product MSTDTEKAAFTAEELLTVAAARVLEDGTTCFVGIGPPGAAANLAQRLHAPNLVLVYESGAIGAKPDRLPLSIGDGILAETADAVVAVAEMFNYWVQPGRIDVGFLGAAQIDRFGNINTTVVGDYDHPKVRLPGAGGAPEIAANCGEVIVILRQSPRAFVEAVDFVTSVGHGTGDPGHRQGLGLRGDGPTKIITDLGILEPDPRTRAFRLTALHEGVTVEQAKEATGWDLQVADELETLPPPTAEELDTLRALKA from the coding sequence ATGAGCACCGATACCGAGAAGGCGGCGTTCACCGCCGAGGAGCTGCTCACCGTCGCCGCCGCGCGGGTGCTCGAGGACGGCACCACCTGCTTCGTCGGCATCGGCCCGCCCGGCGCCGCCGCGAACCTCGCGCAGCGCCTGCACGCGCCCAACCTCGTGCTCGTCTACGAGTCCGGGGCGATCGGCGCCAAGCCCGACCGCCTGCCGCTGTCGATCGGCGACGGCATCCTCGCCGAGACCGCCGACGCCGTGGTCGCCGTCGCGGAGATGTTCAACTACTGGGTGCAGCCGGGCCGCATCGACGTCGGCTTCCTCGGCGCCGCCCAGATCGACCGCTTCGGCAACATCAACACCACGGTCGTCGGCGACTACGACCACCCGAAGGTCCGCCTCCCAGGGGCCGGCGGCGCGCCCGAGATCGCCGCCAACTGCGGCGAGGTCATCGTCATCCTGCGCCAGAGCCCGCGCGCGTTCGTCGAGGCCGTCGACTTCGTGACCTCCGTCGGCCACGGCACGGGCGATCCCGGCCACCGCCAGGGCCTCGGTCTGCGCGGCGACGGCCCGACGAAGATCATCACCGACCTCGGCATCCTCGAGCCCGACCCCCGGACCCGTGCATTCCGCCTCACCGCGCTGCACGAGGGCGTCACCGTCGAGCAGGCCAAGGAGGCGACCGGCTGGGACCTCCAGGTCGCCGACGAGCTCGAGACCCTGCCCCCGCCCACCGCCGAGGAGCTCGACACGCTGCGGGCCCTCAAGGCGTAA
- a CDS encoding CoA transferase subunit A gives MRTDTARITTLPEAIAELVHDGDTIALEGFTHLIPVAAGQEIIRQGRRDLTLVRMTPDIVYDQMIGAGCARKLVFSWGGNPGVGSLHRLRDAVEHQHPCALEIEEHSHAGMANRYAASAAGLPFAVMRGYTGTDLPKHTKTIKTVTCPFTGEELTAVPNLGLDVGIIHAQRADRKGNVQMWGLCGVQKETVLGAKQSLVTVEEIVDELEPMPNQVVLPSWVVTAIAEVPQGARPSYAQGYYDRDNDAYRAWDGVARDRESFQRWLDDEVLAKKEGAGGTTHAASRPGADAAGVVR, from the coding sequence ATGCGCACAGATACCGCCAGGATCACCACCCTCCCCGAGGCCATCGCCGAGCTCGTCCACGACGGCGACACGATCGCGCTCGAGGGCTTCACCCACCTCATCCCCGTCGCGGCCGGCCAGGAGATCATCCGCCAGGGCCGCCGGGACCTGACGCTCGTCCGGATGACGCCGGACATCGTCTACGACCAGATGATCGGCGCCGGCTGCGCCCGCAAGCTCGTCTTCAGCTGGGGCGGCAACCCGGGCGTGGGCAGCCTGCACCGGCTCCGGGACGCCGTCGAGCACCAGCACCCGTGCGCGCTCGAGATCGAGGAGCACAGCCACGCCGGCATGGCCAACCGCTACGCCGCCTCCGCCGCAGGCCTGCCCTTCGCCGTCATGCGCGGCTACACGGGCACCGACCTGCCGAAGCACACGAAGACGATCAAGACCGTCACCTGCCCGTTCACGGGCGAGGAGCTGACGGCCGTCCCGAACCTCGGCCTCGACGTGGGCATCATCCACGCGCAGCGCGCCGACCGGAAGGGCAACGTCCAGATGTGGGGTCTGTGCGGAGTGCAGAAGGAGACGGTCCTTGGCGCCAAGCAATCGCTGGTCACCGTCGAGGAGATCGTCGACGAGCTCGAGCCCATGCCCAACCAGGTCGTGCTGCCGAGCTGGGTCGTCACCGCGATCGCCGAGGTGCCGCAGGGCGCCCGGCCCTCCTACGCGCAGGGCTACTACGACCGCGACAACGACGCCTACCGCGCCTGGGACGGCGTCGCGCGCGACCGCGAGAGCTTCCAGCGCTGGCTCGACGACGAGGTCCTCGCCAAGAAGGAGGGAGCCGGGGGCACCACCCACGCGGCGTCCCGACCTGGAGCCGACGCTGCGGGGGTGGTCCGATGA
- the rsgA gene encoding ribosome small subunit-dependent GTPase A, giving the protein MHADLAGLGRRPDLTAELDALGDPSLTLARVLAQHRGRWLVATADRPHAAPARGRLRETPPVTGDWVALDRAGAIAAVLPRRGTITRRAAGTATAEQVLAANVDLALLAEPLPAPNARRAERFAALAAAGGVPAAVVLTKADLDEDAHLGAARLARRLGAVDGFAVSAPHGDGIAPLRALLEPGATAVLLGPSGAGKSTLVNALLGSDRQATGAVREGDGRGRHTTVARELIALPGGALVIDTPGLREVGLWEPASFADVDALAADCRFADCAHAGEPGCAVRDAVDDDRIESWRKLQREQAWIDDRRAASREREARGRARSRATRGVTYKRTG; this is encoded by the coding sequence GTGCATGCCGATCTCGCCGGCCTCGGCCGGCGCCCTGACCTGACCGCCGAGCTCGACGCGCTCGGCGACCCCAGCCTCACCCTCGCCCGCGTGCTCGCGCAGCATCGCGGGCGCTGGCTCGTCGCAACCGCGGACCGGCCCCATGCCGCGCCCGCGCGTGGGCGCCTGCGCGAGACCCCGCCGGTGACCGGCGACTGGGTCGCGCTCGACCGCGCCGGCGCGATCGCCGCCGTCCTGCCACGGCGCGGCACGATCACGCGCCGTGCGGCCGGCACCGCGACGGCCGAGCAGGTGCTGGCGGCGAACGTCGACCTGGCGCTCCTCGCCGAGCCGCTTCCGGCGCCCAACGCGCGGCGGGCGGAGCGCTTCGCCGCGCTCGCGGCGGCCGGCGGCGTGCCCGCCGCCGTCGTGCTGACCAAGGCCGACCTCGACGAGGACGCCCACCTCGGGGCCGCGCGCCTCGCCCGCAGGCTCGGCGCAGTCGACGGGTTCGCGGTCAGCGCGCCGCACGGCGACGGCATCGCGCCGCTGCGTGCGCTGCTCGAGCCGGGCGCGACCGCGGTGCTCCTCGGTCCGTCGGGGGCGGGCAAGTCCACGCTCGTCAACGCGCTGCTCGGCAGCGACCGGCAGGCGACCGGCGCGGTGCGCGAGGGCGACGGGCGCGGGCGCCACACGACGGTCGCGCGCGAGCTCATCGCGCTGCCCGGCGGAGCGCTCGTGATCGACACGCCGGGCCTGCGCGAGGTCGGCCTGTGGGAGCCCGCGAGCTTCGCGGACGTCGACGCGCTCGCCGCGGACTGCCGGTTCGCCGACTGCGCCCACGCGGGCGAGCCGGGCTGTGCCGTGCGCGACGCGGTGGACGACGACCGGATCGAGTCGTGGCGCAAGCTGCAGCGCGAGCAGGCGTGGATCGACGACCGGCGCGCGGCGTCGCGGGAGCGCGAGGCGCGTGGGCGCGCCCGCTCGCGCGCGACGCGCGGGGTGACGTACAAGCGGACCGGGTGA
- a CDS encoding S1C family serine protease: MRNMGAALLGGLVALGVCAAVVFAGVLGSNDGGTPSTGATKAVAEKPSSSGSVSLANLYSKVKDGVVFVQAGNASGSGFVIDNDGYIVTNDHVVAESSSYQVRIGDKGSLIPATLVGADASTDLALLKVDPAQAGELHPLALANAGDVQVGDTVIAIGSPFGLQSTLTSGIVSALGRAIQSPNGQTISGALQTDAAINPGNSGGPLIDTNGDVVGVNAQIASQSGGNTGVGFAISIATVKDTVPKLKAGGGTGTGTQSQDQQQTDPFGQQGQGQQVDPTDPYGQQIDPTDPYGQQVDPTNPYGQQVDPTDPYGGSGQADPYGYSIPGMG; encoded by the coding sequence ATGAGAAACATGGGAGCGGCGCTGCTGGGTGGCCTCGTGGCGCTGGGCGTGTGCGCCGCCGTGGTGTTCGCCGGCGTGCTGGGCAGCAACGACGGCGGCACGCCGTCGACCGGCGCCACGAAGGCCGTCGCCGAGAAGCCATCGAGCTCCGGCTCGGTCTCGCTGGCGAACCTCTATTCGAAGGTCAAGGACGGCGTCGTGTTCGTCCAGGCCGGCAACGCCAGCGGTTCGGGCTTCGTGATCGACAACGACGGCTACATCGTCACGAACGACCACGTGGTCGCGGAGTCGAGCTCCTACCAGGTGCGCATCGGCGACAAGGGATCGCTGATACCGGCCACGCTCGTGGGCGCCGACGCGTCGACCGACCTCGCGCTGCTGAAGGTCGACCCGGCCCAGGCGGGCGAACTGCATCCGCTCGCCCTCGCCAACGCCGGCGACGTGCAGGTGGGCGACACGGTCATCGCGATCGGCAGCCCGTTCGGACTGCAGAGCACGCTGACGTCGGGCATCGTGTCCGCGCTCGGCCGTGCGATCCAGTCCCCCAACGGGCAGACGATCTCCGGCGCGCTGCAGACCGACGCGGCCATCAACCCCGGCAACTCCGGCGGCCCGCTGATCGACACCAACGGCGACGTCGTGGGCGTCAACGCCCAGATCGCCAGCCAGTCCGGCGGCAACACGGGCGTCGGGTTCGCGATCTCGATCGCCACCGTCAAGGACACGGTGCCGAAGCTGAAGGCCGGCGGCGGGACCGGGACCGGCACGCAGAGCCAGGACCAGCAGCAGACCGACCCGTTCGGTCAGCAGGGTCAGGGCCAGCAGGTGGATCCGACCGACCCCTACGGCCAGCAGATCGACCCCACCGACCCCTACGGCCAGCAGGTGGATCCGACCAATCCCTACGGCCAGCAGGTGGACCCGACCGACCCGTACGGCGGCTCCGGCCAGGCGGACCCCTACGGCTACAGCATCCCTGGGATGGGATGA
- the aroQ gene encoding gamma subclass chorismate mutase AroQ: MLTRSLPAALLVAGLLALGLAGPATPARAADADLDGARTVLQLSQQRLSFMRTVMAAKWASRAPIEDLAQEASVLDAARAAGTERGLGPETVAGVFAQEISAAKVVQLGWGSQWLLHGYPADEPAPDLTAVRPQIAALTPQIADALVRTDRLNCVRRARARLLREAKIIVTTQYVTARVRRGLVDAILRVRGASRRAPCAGV, translated from the coding sequence GTGCTGACCCGCTCCCTTCCCGCCGCGCTGCTCGTCGCCGGCCTCCTCGCGCTCGGTCTGGCCGGGCCCGCGACCCCCGCCCGCGCCGCCGACGCCGACCTCGACGGGGCACGCACCGTCCTGCAGCTCAGCCAGCAGCGGCTGTCGTTCATGCGCACGGTGATGGCGGCGAAGTGGGCCAGCCGCGCGCCGATCGAGGATCTCGCGCAGGAGGCGAGCGTGCTCGACGCCGCGCGCGCCGCCGGCACCGAGCGCGGCTTGGGTCCGGAGACCGTCGCCGGGGTGTTCGCGCAGGAGATCTCCGCGGCGAAGGTGGTGCAGCTCGGGTGGGGCTCGCAGTGGCTGCTGCACGGCTACCCGGCCGACGAGCCGGCGCCGGACCTGACCGCCGTGCGCCCGCAGATCGCCGCGCTCACGCCGCAGATCGCCGATGCGCTCGTGCGCACGGACCGCCTGAACTGCGTCCGCCGCGCCCGCGCGCGGCTGCTGCGCGAGGCGAAGATCATCGTCACGACGCAGTACGTCACCGCGCGCGTGCGCCGCGGCCTGGTCGACGCGATCCTGCGGGTTCGCGGCGCATCGCGCCGCGCCCCCTGCGCCGGCGTGTAG
- a CDS encoding choice-of-anchor A family protein → MTLSPVRGLAAAAAGGLALLAISAPSAGAASIACAAGAPLGAAQGWTEFVAGNGQRGSESEGSIAYGGDVGGMTVGTRLTSGKDDPTLVVAGTASGWFNLQKGSAYAPNRTGGGVNFNGGGHFLATNPIDFTTAFADLRSRSTSWAAVAANGTADVVNSDVTGTSLGGNVLWLRGSDAQINVFSVTPAQLTGIKATFIDVPAGSTALINVSGTTVTVNGEVRYRSGGTYRQPDDASVGDAVARTIWNFASATSVKLSTGSAFGGTVLAPDAAVEAVSVGHNNGQVIAASFRSNFETHQFPFPGNGCVPSTTPTPPGPTSADVAIVKAASDATPKGGDVVTYTLAVRNDGPDTAKNVVAADALPPGVTFSSASSPCTQAAGIVSCAIGDLASGATRTLTIKVTADPIAAVGSVPHPGATHLTPVSKVEQQVDLEAGDTRTVALSCPAGGILTDASIRTDAVDQGTGALTDVRVVSARTTGASSWEAVVRNDAGGRAQAKGFAVCLPANTDTADGHRHALVVSDPVTVTQSPAPGAQSVTVSCPAGSTPIVPGWAFAGGSAVVAGSEPVSGGWRFDLAVTGATTATLSVRCLDTAVAAADGHTHGLKLTHVVKQVAVPAGQVVEGEVICPDDAKGIVGTWSLARGVFSLGNDPRPKTRAYRLINTGATPATATIDLECVGDRTGAERKAGPAPKPIVNTATVASDTTDLDPSNNSSSATITVTGGGPALVGGTAKLAGGAVLLRAACPAGGGVCAGRAVVAKRSKVVASTTFRLKAGQAKLLKLKVNGTGRKALRGRTNRVKASLKLRGSRTVVKALTLKR, encoded by the coding sequence ATGACCCTCTCTCCCGTACGCGGGCTCGCCGCGGCCGCCGCCGGCGGGCTCGCCCTGCTTGCGATATCCGCCCCGTCCGCCGGTGCCGCGTCCATCGCCTGCGCCGCCGGTGCGCCCCTCGGCGCCGCCCAGGGGTGGACCGAGTTCGTCGCCGGCAACGGCCAGCGCGGCTCCGAGTCCGAGGGCTCCATCGCCTACGGCGGCGACGTGGGCGGCATGACCGTCGGCACGCGGCTGACGTCCGGCAAGGACGACCCGACGCTGGTCGTCGCCGGCACCGCGTCCGGCTGGTTCAACCTGCAGAAGGGCAGCGCGTACGCGCCCAACCGCACCGGCGGCGGGGTCAACTTCAACGGCGGCGGCCACTTCCTCGCCACGAACCCCATCGACTTCACGACGGCCTTCGCGGATCTGCGCAGCCGCTCGACGAGCTGGGCCGCGGTCGCGGCGAACGGCACGGCCGACGTCGTCAACTCCGACGTCACCGGCACCTCGCTCGGCGGCAACGTCCTCTGGCTGCGCGGCAGCGACGCGCAGATCAACGTCTTCTCCGTCACCCCGGCGCAGCTGACGGGCATCAAGGCGACGTTCATCGACGTGCCCGCCGGCTCGACGGCGCTCATCAACGTCTCCGGGACGACGGTCACGGTCAACGGCGAGGTCCGTTACCGGTCGGGCGGCACGTACCGTCAGCCCGACGACGCGTCGGTCGGCGACGCGGTCGCGCGCACGATCTGGAACTTCGCCTCGGCGACGAGCGTGAAGCTCAGCACCGGCTCGGCGTTCGGCGGCACCGTCCTCGCGCCCGACGCCGCGGTCGAGGCGGTCAGCGTCGGCCACAACAACGGCCAGGTCATCGCCGCGTCGTTCAGGTCGAACTTCGAGACCCACCAGTTCCCGTTCCCGGGCAACGGCTGCGTGCCGAGCACGACGCCCACGCCGCCCGGTCCCACCAGCGCCGACGTCGCGATCGTGAAGGCCGCGTCCGACGCGACCCCGAAGGGCGGCGACGTCGTCACGTACACGCTGGCGGTGCGCAACGACGGTCCCGACACGGCGAAGAACGTCGTGGCCGCCGACGCGCTGCCGCCCGGCGTGACGTTCAGCTCCGCGTCGTCGCCGTGCACGCAGGCGGCGGGCATCGTGTCGTGTGCCATCGGCGACCTCGCCTCCGGCGCGACGAGGACGCTCACGATCAAGGTGACCGCCGACCCGATCGCCGCGGTCGGCTCCGTCCCGCACCCGGGCGCGACGCACCTGACCCCCGTGTCGAAGGTCGAGCAGCAGGTCGACCTCGAGGCCGGCGACACGAGGACGGTCGCGCTCAGCTGCCCCGCGGGCGGCATCCTCACGGACGCCTCGATCCGCACCGACGCGGTCGACCAGGGCACCGGCGCGCTGACCGACGTCCGCGTCGTGAGCGCCCGGACGACCGGCGCCTCGAGCTGGGAGGCGGTGGTTCGCAACGACGCCGGCGGCCGCGCCCAGGCCAAGGGCTTCGCCGTCTGCCTGCCGGCGAACACCGACACCGCGGACGGCCACCGCCACGCGCTCGTGGTGTCGGACCCCGTGACCGTCACGCAGTCGCCGGCGCCCGGCGCGCAGTCGGTCACGGTGAGCTGCCCGGCCGGCAGCACGCCGATCGTGCCGGGCTGGGCCTTCGCCGGCGGCTCGGCCGTCGTCGCGGGCTCGGAGCCGGTCAGCGGCGGCTGGAGGTTCGACCTCGCGGTCACCGGCGCGACCACCGCGACGCTCTCGGTGCGCTGCCTCGACACCGCGGTCGCCGCCGCCGACGGCCACACGCACGGCCTCAAGCTCACGCACGTGGTCAAGCAGGTCGCCGTGCCCGCCGGGCAGGTCGTCGAGGGCGAGGTCATCTGCCCCGATGACGCCAAGGGCATCGTCGGCACGTGGTCGCTGGCCCGGGGCGTCTTCTCGCTGGGCAACGACCCGCGGCCGAAGACCCGCGCGTACAGGCTGATCAACACCGGGGCGACGCCCGCCACGGCGACGATCGACCTCGAGTGCGTCGGCGACCGCACGGGGGCCGAGCGCAAGGCCGGACCGGCCCCGAAGCCGATCGTCAACACGGCGACGGTGGCCTCGGACACGACCGACCTCGACCCGTCGAACAACAGCTCGAGCGCGACGATCACCGTCACCGGCGGCGGCCCCGCCCTCGTCGGCGGGACGGCGAAGCTGGCCGGCGGCGCCGTGCTGCTGCGCGCCGCGTGCCCGGCGGGCGGCGGCGTCTGCGCCGGCCGGGCGGTCGTGGCCAAGCGCTCGAAGGTCGTGGCCAGCACGACGTTCCGGCTCAAGGCCGGCCAGGCCAAGCTGCTCAAGCTGAAGGTCAACGGCACCGGCCGCAAGGCGCTGCGCGGCAGGACGAACCGCGTGAAGGCGTCGCTGAAGCTGCGCGGCTCGCGCACGGTCGTCAAAGCGCTCACGCTCAAGCGGTAG